The proteins below are encoded in one region of Natranaerovirga hydrolytica:
- a CDS encoding FeoA family protein gives MPLYTFNKKQSCIVEKMPQNDLLQAIGIREGVTLSILSRQPFGGPIVIKLNNRSVAIDKNVAQEITARLVS, from the coding sequence ATGCCTTTATATACGTTTAATAAAAAACAAAGTTGTATTGTAGAAAAAATGCCTCAAAATGATTTGTTACAAGCTATTGGAATAAGAGAGGGTGTAACTTTATCTATTTTATCAAGACAGCCTTTTGGTGGTCCAATTGTAATCAAATTAAACAACCGCAGTGTTGCAATTGATAAAAATGTTGCTCAAGAAATCACTGCAAGGTTGGTGAGTTAG
- a CDS encoding ferrous iron transporter B, with protein MKTCHSVEEKDFNSQDAILLMGNPNVGKSVVFSKLTGRSVMSANYTGTTVAFTKGDIVHKGQVASLIDVPGTYTLEATSPAEEVAIDMLKKGGKVVVCVLDATNLERNLNLAFQLKEYKIPVVFALNLMDVAQRQGIQIDVKTLSQELGAPVIETVATHNKGLNTLREEIFKIYNANEEAEPTQMTKEERWKKVGEICEKVQTIEPKEPTFIDKLGDWTMQPFPGIPIAILVLALALGIVVGGGKGLRGAVLLPLVNGIIVPFIRNIVEIFVQEGLIYNILVGEFGVLVKGIEWPFALILPYVLLFYIVLSFLEDSGYLPRIGVLVDGALRKLGLPGGNIVPFIMGYGCAVPAILGTRAATTYKERLIVASLISLAVPCTAQTGAFFSLLGDESVFVLIGVYLISFVAIIVTGMALNKMLPGKSGPMLLEIPNLLLPSKGTLFKKIWMRLKHFLVEAEVPMMLGILLAAIIAETGLLNVIGTALEPLMVNWLGLPKEASLSLLLGIIRRELAVMPLLDMDLSMIQVMVGSVVALFYIPCLSVFAVLVKEFKLKVALLLSASTIVFALFFGGVVNQVAKLIGMIG; from the coding sequence TTGAAAACATGTCACTCAGTAGAAGAAAAAGATTTTAATTCACAAGATGCTATTTTACTAATGGGAAATCCTAATGTGGGGAAAAGTGTTGTATTTTCTAAGTTAACAGGCAGGAGTGTTATGTCTGCTAATTATACAGGTACAACAGTTGCTTTTACAAAAGGAGATATCGTCCATAAAGGTCAAGTAGCATCTTTAATTGATGTTCCAGGAACATATACATTAGAAGCTACTTCACCAGCTGAAGAAGTAGCTATCGATATGCTTAAAAAAGGTGGAAAAGTTGTCGTATGTGTTTTAGATGCTACCAATTTAGAGCGAAATCTTAATTTAGCCTTTCAACTAAAAGAATACAAGATTCCAGTTGTATTTGCACTGAATCTTATGGATGTAGCTCAGCGTCAAGGCATACAAATTGATGTAAAAACTTTATCGCAAGAGTTAGGTGCCCCTGTCATTGAAACAGTGGCAACCCATAATAAAGGGTTAAATACATTAAGAGAAGAAATTTTTAAGATCTACAACGCTAATGAAGAAGCAGAACCTACCCAAATGACTAAGGAAGAAAGATGGAAAAAAGTTGGCGAAATCTGTGAAAAAGTTCAAACCATAGAACCAAAAGAACCAACTTTTATTGATAAATTAGGGGATTGGACCATGCAGCCTTTTCCAGGCATTCCCATTGCTATACTGGTATTAGCCCTTGCATTAGGAATTGTAGTGGGTGGTGGTAAAGGTCTTAGAGGGGCGGTGTTGTTGCCTCTTGTAAATGGTATTATTGTTCCTTTTATTCGGAATATAGTAGAGATTTTTGTACAAGAAGGTTTGATCTACAATATCCTTGTTGGAGAATTTGGGGTATTGGTTAAGGGGATCGAATGGCCCTTTGCTTTGATTTTACCTTATGTATTGCTGTTTTACATAGTATTATCTTTCTTAGAAGATAGTGGTTATTTACCTAGAATTGGTGTGTTAGTAGATGGTGCACTAAGAAAATTAGGGTTGCCTGGCGGTAATATCGTGCCTTTTATAATGGGATATGGGTGCGCCGTTCCAGCTATTTTAGGTACTAGAGCAGCCACCACGTATAAAGAACGATTGATTGTAGCATCCCTTATATCCTTAGCTGTGCCTTGTACTGCGCAAACAGGTGCATTCTTTTCTTTGTTAGGAGACGAATCGGTGTTTGTACTGATTGGCGTTTATCTTATATCCTTTGTTGCTATTATTGTAACAGGTATGGCATTAAATAAGATGTTGCCAGGAAAAAGCGGACCCATGTTATTAGAAATCCCCAATTTGCTATTACCAAGCAAAGGTACTTTGTTTAAAAAGATTTGGATGAGATTAAAGCACTTTTTAGTAGAGGCAGAAGTGCCTATGATGCTGGGTATTTTGTTGGCTGCCATTATTGCAGAAACAGGATTGTTAAATGTAATTGGTACAGCATTAGAGCCATTAATGGTTAATTGGTTAGGCCTTCCAAAAGAAGCTAGCTTATCATTGTTATTAGGTATTATTAGAAGAGAATTAGCGGTTATGCCATTGTTAGATATGGATTTAAGTATGATTCAGGTGATGGTTGGTTCGGTAGTGGCATTGTTTTATATCCCATGTTTATCCGTTTTTGCAGTATTAGTAAAAGAGTTTAAATTAAAAGTAGCACTTTTATTATCAGCTTCAACAATTGTATTTGCGTTATTTTTTGGAGGCGTAGTGAATCAAGTTGCTAAACTGATTGGTATGATAGGTTAG
- a CDS encoding nicotianamine synthase family protein: MNIIGYYTKKLEKIVSSNAISLALMEKYYEKEVNREINIGEITKKDRVLCIGGGPVPCTAMVIAKKTQAKVVVVDNDEASVVQARTLIQKLNLGHKIEVIEADGENVYPNTFSVIHIARQVCPKEKVISFMLNNVSKGTRILVRTPKKGLSLLYDKNSCCKACHKENKKEVNLKGTLLLVR; the protein is encoded by the coding sequence ATGAATATTATAGGATATTATACAAAAAAACTAGAAAAAATCGTTTCATCCAATGCTATAAGCCTTGCGTTAATGGAAAAGTACTATGAAAAGGAAGTTAACAGAGAGATTAATATCGGGGAAATAACAAAAAAAGACAGAGTGTTGTGTATTGGAGGAGGACCTGTGCCTTGTACGGCGATGGTAATTGCTAAAAAAACCCAAGCGAAAGTTGTTGTGGTGGATAACGATGAAGCATCTGTGGTACAGGCAAGAACTCTCATTCAAAAATTAAATCTAGGTCATAAAATAGAAGTTATAGAAGCCGATGGAGAAAATGTGTATCCCAATACATTTTCGGTCATACACATAGCGAGACAAGTATGTCCCAAAGAAAAGGTCATTTCTTTTATGCTTAACAATGTATCAAAAGGGACACGTATACTGGTTAGGACACCTAAAAAGGGGCTTTCATTGTTATATGATAAAAATAGTTGTTGTAAAGCTTGTCATAAAGAAAATAAAAAAGAAGTAAACCTAAAGGGAACGTTGTTGTTGGTTAGATAG
- a CDS encoding lysylphosphatidylglycerol synthase transmembrane domain-containing protein, with product MKKKWLLFLLGILAVVTLLIVSDLEKVWSGIVGIGLKNIIALCCMQLFTMLLINIQWTSISRYAGVKSSFKKIVDINLTGTFVESVTPAVKAGGELTKVIMFSNTYHITKGSATAIVSIQKVVSITAFLLLNIISLVMFIVSYSDTIHFSVVVFSFVFILIMTLLLIMTVFYNEKIKCLILKAPFIKNKEKVKEFFNHFNETIKKVMERKAFFIRQLLLSTLIWSFFPIKAYYIVLVMGINLHFITMAMITYITYMIGMLPLLPGGLGTFEGSLIMLLAPFSVAMDQGMVIAFVLRFVTFWFVFTTSAIYLGCKFIYKNIFKGNLQCN from the coding sequence ATGAAAAAAAAATGGTTACTGTTCTTATTAGGCATATTAGCAGTAGTAACATTACTCATTGTCTCTGATTTAGAAAAGGTATGGTCGGGAATCGTTGGTATTGGATTGAAAAATATTATTGCATTATGTTGTATGCAGTTGTTTACAATGCTACTCATTAACATTCAATGGACGAGCATTAGTCGATATGCAGGGGTCAAAAGTTCATTTAAAAAAATTGTGGACATTAATTTGACAGGTACATTTGTAGAATCTGTTACACCAGCAGTAAAAGCTGGTGGCGAGTTAACTAAAGTTATTATGTTTAGCAATACATATCATATTACTAAAGGAAGTGCTACAGCTATTGTAAGCATACAAAAAGTAGTTAGTATAACTGCTTTTTTACTTTTAAATATAATAAGTTTAGTTATGTTTATTGTTTCATATAGTGATACCATACATTTTAGTGTGGTTGTATTCAGTTTTGTTTTTATATTGATAATGACTCTATTATTAATAATGACTGTTTTTTATAATGAAAAAATTAAATGTTTAATTTTAAAAGCACCTTTTATAAAAAATAAAGAGAAGGTCAAAGAATTTTTTAATCATTTTAATGAAACCATAAAAAAAGTTATGGAGAGAAAAGCTTTTTTTATAAGACAATTGTTACTTTCTACTTTGATTTGGAGTTTTTTTCCTATCAAAGCCTATTATATAGTGCTTGTAATGGGGATTAATCTACACTTTATAACTATGGCAATGATAACATATATCACATATATGATAGGGATGTTACCTTTGCTACCAGGCGGACTAGGCACATTTGAAGGCAGTTTAATTATGCTTTTAGCACCTTTTAGCGTAGCAATGGATCAAGGAATGGTTATTGCTTTTGTACTAAGATTTGTAACGTTTTGGTTTGTTTTTACTACCAGTGCTATTTATTTAGGATGCAAATTTATTTATAAAAACATTTTTAAGGGGAATCTACAATGCAATTAA
- a CDS encoding CDP-alcohol phosphatidyltransferase family protein: MQLKKAIPNLITCMNICLGTLAILTIVCNESESKYLIASIMIFVAGFGDYLDGKVARLLNAESELGKQLDSSSDIMVFGLAPVIVGFSLYMNQLNYIGYVVFLVYVLAGTYRLARYNITKFEGAYIGLPITLAGLIVSLLNIIHWYFIYYKEHKSIYVYVTHLIILIVSYLMISKIQVKKIK; encoded by the coding sequence ATGCAATTAAAAAAAGCAATTCCAAATCTAATTACATGCATGAATATATGTCTAGGCACACTAGCAATCCTTACAATAGTTTGTAACGAAAGTGAATCCAAATACTTAATTGCATCTATAATGATCTTTGTAGCAGGGTTTGGAGATTATTTAGACGGTAAAGTTGCAAGGCTATTAAACGCAGAATCTGAATTAGGCAAACAATTAGATTCATCGTCGGATATAATGGTTTTTGGGTTGGCTCCAGTCATTGTTGGATTTAGTTTGTATATGAATCAGTTAAATTACATAGGGTATGTTGTGTTTTTAGTATACGTTTTAGCAGGAACATATAGGTTGGCAAGATATAATATAACCAAGTTTGAAGGTGCTTATATAGGATTGCCTATAACCCTTGCAGGCTTAATTGTAAGCCTTTTAAATATAATACATTGGTATTTTATTTATTATAAAGAGCATAAAAGCATCTATGTTTATGTTACCCATCTTATCATTTTAATAGTGTCTTATTTAATGATTTCCAAAATACAAGTAAAAAAAATAAAATAA
- a CDS encoding YhcH/YjgK/YiaL family protein: MIFSNLKTWEKEKAAYSETIQKAVDFLINTDCSKLEEGKHVIDGDKIFANVMDKVTQEKEKRAPEAHIKYIDVQYLDSGKEIIGYAKTSDALVVKEDNLEAKDVVKYTNEVPNEIDLQLLPGDFGIFFPEDIHRPLCAFGEPANVRKVVVKIAVDAL, from the coding sequence ATGATATTTAGTAATCTAAAAACTTGGGAAAAAGAAAAAGCAGCTTATTCAGAGACCATTCAAAAAGCAGTAGACTTTTTAATAAATACAGACTGTTCAAAATTAGAAGAAGGTAAACATGTTATTGACGGCGATAAAATATTTGCCAATGTGATGGATAAAGTGACACAAGAAAAAGAAAAAAGAGCACCTGAGGCACATATAAAATATATTGATGTTCAATACTTAGACTCAGGAAAAGAAATTATTGGGTATGCAAAAACCAGTGATGCTTTAGTCGTTAAAGAAGATAATTTAGAAGCTAAAGACGTTGTGAAATATACCAATGAAGTTCCTAATGAAATAGATTTACAATTGTTACCAGGTGATTTTGGAATTTTCTTCCCAGAGGATATTCATAGACCATTATGTGCATTTGGAGAGCCAGCAAATGTACGAAAAGTTGTAGTAAAAATAGCAGTTGATGCATTGTAA
- a CDS encoding AEC family transporter encodes MDDIISRVIPILALIFIGYIINKKSYLSQTTVNELKKGIVNVALPAVLLITFMTMELRAEYFWVAIGTFFLLTLLYIAGALLEKVKGVGHPILPFILSTFTFGLLGIPLFNSVFGIENLDKLSVLGIGHEFFVWFVMLTLLKMKFNGEGFSFAVIKGFAKSPLILSIVLGLFINILSINIILENNPLFNGIMNTIEYFSVIATPIILIIVGYGLKLDPHYVKDSIRLVGLRIGVIFVIGYIIKSVLLNPLMGEDPMFDHAFFTFLILPPPLSMPLFIGENSTQEHSNLANNVVVLNTIVTIIIFIVYVLMMT; translated from the coding sequence ATGGACGATATTATTTCAAGAGTAATACCCATATTAGCATTAATCTTCATTGGATATATTATTAATAAAAAAAGTTATTTAAGTCAAACCACAGTAAATGAGTTGAAAAAAGGAATTGTAAATGTAGCCTTACCAGCTGTATTATTGATTACATTTATGACGATGGAATTAAGAGCAGAATACTTTTGGGTAGCGATAGGGACTTTTTTTCTATTAACCTTATTATACATAGCCGGTGCATTATTAGAAAAAGTAAAAGGTGTGGGTCACCCAATTTTGCCCTTTATACTATCCACCTTTACTTTTGGTTTGTTAGGCATACCCTTATTTAATTCTGTTTTTGGAATAGAAAACTTGGATAAATTATCTGTACTCGGGATAGGCCACGAATTTTTTGTTTGGTTTGTTATGTTAACACTTTTAAAAATGAAATTTAATGGAGAAGGATTTTCCTTTGCAGTCATAAAAGGATTTGCAAAATCACCATTGATATTGTCTATTGTCCTGGGCTTATTCATTAATATACTCAGCATTAACATTATATTAGAAAACAATCCTTTGTTTAACGGGATAATGAATACCATTGAGTATTTCTCTGTTATTGCAACACCTATTATTTTAATAATAGTAGGATATGGTTTAAAATTGGACCCACATTATGTAAAAGATAGCATTAGATTAGTTGGGCTTCGCATTGGTGTCATATTTGTTATAGGTTATATTATAAAAAGTGTATTGCTCAATCCATTAATGGGTGAAGACCCTATGTTTGATCATGCTTTTTTTACATTTTTAATTTTACCCCCACCGTTATCTATGCCGCTATTTATTGGAGAAAATAGCACACAAGAACATAGTAATTTAGCCAATAATGTGGTTGTATTAAATACAATTGTTACCATTATTATTTTTATTGTATATGTTCTAATGATGACATAA
- a CDS encoding methyl-accepting chemotaxis protein, which translates to MKQLKWKNLRIGLKYAVVVAIIMVMFVISSILTNGLLMGIEKDMHIVNSRNDHALAIVQLDNILKDKNINIAGYIEEQSEEYLIDYESLTQRFNTIFERLLEESENERVVEVLDSINRTHREIDNVFENQIITALNEDNVSRAQSMRAYLVNLQYQVGIHIQEIQDLINEDRQMAIEDANNAIIGTRGSLITSIIGAIMIGGLLLVLISRRIRRSFKDLIHMNDEISKGNLTVEPIKYSGKDEIGILSQATIKMLSSLNHIIKELMASADNVTQNSDRLMNLSREVREINEQISGTMEEMSSGAEEQANFATNVLESVEKLNQLIESSNSKGDRLEESSHKVLEITSDGENNMQESIEQMSRINEIVSGLVNKINDLEVKSQNISQLVEVINAIAEETNLLALNAAIEAARAGESGRGFAVVADEIRKLAEQSASSVLKITEIVEGVQSETKEMTSDLQEGFITVENGSNQLQITGESFANISQEVHSMVNEIKEVSESLSKIKENSSEIQESIEQIASISQENSAGIEETTASVEQQEISMTTVVANAEDLKGLAEDLNKIVNQFKV; encoded by the coding sequence ATGAAGCAATTGAAGTGGAAAAATTTAAGAATCGGTTTAAAGTATGCAGTAGTCGTTGCAATTATTATGGTGATGTTTGTTATTTCTTCTATTTTAACCAATGGTCTATTAATGGGGATAGAAAAGGATATGCATATCGTGAACAGTAGAAATGATCATGCATTAGCCATTGTTCAACTGGATAATATTTTAAAAGATAAAAATATTAATATAGCGGGTTACATAGAAGAACAAAGTGAAGAGTATCTTATTGATTACGAAAGCTTAACACAACGATTTAATACTATTTTTGAAAGGTTACTGGAAGAAAGTGAGAATGAAAGAGTAGTAGAAGTATTGGATTCTATTAACAGAACCCATAGAGAAATCGATAATGTATTTGAAAATCAGATTATTACAGCGCTTAATGAAGACAATGTCAGTCGAGCTCAAAGTATGAGAGCTTATTTGGTTAATTTACAATATCAAGTGGGTATACACATTCAAGAAATCCAAGACCTAATAAATGAAGACAGACAAATGGCAATCGAAGATGCTAATAATGCTATTATTGGTACAAGGGGTAGCTTAATAACATCAATTATAGGTGCTATTATGATAGGCGGTTTGTTATTGGTTTTGATTAGCAGAAGAATAAGGCGTTCATTTAAGGATTTAATTCATATGAACGATGAAATATCAAAAGGTAATTTAACAGTAGAGCCAATTAAATATAGTGGAAAAGATGAAATTGGGATATTATCTCAAGCGACAATAAAGATGTTAAGTAGCTTAAATCATATTATAAAAGAATTAATGGCATCTGCGGATAATGTCACACAAAACAGTGATAGACTAATGAATTTATCAAGAGAAGTGAGAGAAATTAATGAACAAATATCTGGGACAATGGAAGAAATGTCTAGTGGAGCAGAAGAACAAGCAAATTTTGCTACGAACGTATTAGAATCAGTAGAAAAGCTTAATCAACTAATAGAAAGCTCTAATTCAAAAGGAGATCGATTAGAAGAGTCTTCCCATAAAGTATTAGAAATCACTTCTGATGGGGAAAACAATATGCAAGAATCTATAGAACAAATGTCAAGGATTAATGAAATAGTGAGCGGTTTGGTTAATAAAATCAATGACTTAGAGGTTAAGTCACAAAACATATCTCAATTGGTAGAGGTGATTAATGCCATAGCAGAAGAAACCAATTTATTGGCACTTAATGCAGCTATAGAAGCTGCTAGGGCAGGTGAATCAGGAAGAGGATTTGCTGTTGTTGCAGATGAAATTAGAAAGTTAGCAGAGCAATCGGCAAGTTCAGTTCTTAAGATTACAGAAATTGTTGAAGGTGTGCAAAGTGAAACAAAAGAGATGACCAGTGACCTTCAAGAAGGCTTTATAACAGTAGAAAATGGGAGCAATCAATTGCAAATTACAGGTGAAAGTTTTGCTAATATTAGCCAAGAAGTTCATTCTATGGTCAATGAAATAAAAGAAGTATCAGAAAGTTTAAGTAAAATAAAAGAAAACAGTTCAGAAATACAAGAGTCTATAGAACAAATTGCAAGTATATCACAGGAAAACTCAGCAGGAATAGAAGAAACCACAGCGTCAGTAGAACAACAAGAAATTTCTATGACAACTGTTGTTGCAAATGCAGAAGATTTAAAAGGTTTAGCTGAGGATTTAAATAAAATTGTTAATCAATTCAAAGTATAA
- a CDS encoding DUF4064 domain-containing protein, which yields MDNKISRTPEFVLGIVGSIFNGIWAAYIIIISVIFTTVGNAVYYGAGNILGGVAIILGLLLTATTVAGIIATVKVKSNINLAGWIFIASAIIILLVVGMSGIIVTALYLTAGLMSILRKDPQE from the coding sequence ATGGATAACAAAATTTCAAGAACACCAGAATTCGTGTTAGGGATTGTAGGGAGTATCTTTAACGGGATTTGGGCAGCGTATATCATTATTATAAGCGTAATATTTACTACAGTAGGCAATGCAGTTTATTATGGCGCTGGAAATATTTTAGGGGGAGTTGCTATAATATTAGGCTTGTTGTTAACGGCTACAACCGTTGCAGGAATTATTGCTACCGTTAAAGTAAAAAGTAACATAAACTTAGCAGGGTGGATTTTTATTGCTTCAGCTATAATAATATTGCTAGTAGTAGGTATGTCTGGCATTATCGTAACAGCATTGTATTTAACCGCAGGTTTAATGTCTATTTTGAGAAAAGATCCACAAGAATAA
- the cooS gene encoding anaerobic carbon-monoxide dehydrogenase catalytic subunit: MSDQDIKQSYENSSKRMRGTPATFGASLTEKDYNDPNLHADLDTKHTINYNNIDKMPSDMRKVHEWQREHIKTDDQSKEGYPLNVIIDPAMREMYQVVHNAEMTNVFDRFAQQQPIQCKYCVEGLSCQLCANGPCRINHKVPRGVCGVDAHTMVARNFMYRHVTIGTSANIFHAHQAARTLKAAGQHPESGLKIRDKDKLLKYSDMAGLDTSKSIEELAVDFADWVINDIHSPNHLPSKSVEAFAPTKRKELWNKLGLFPGGGYSEVAYAQTRCMTNFSSDPVDFLLNSVRLGIANEYQGLFLLDIVQEILMGTPEITTKQQNMGLLDENKINIVTNGHMPLLAHVAIDLASTDKWQEKAKAAGASGIQILGHVCEGQQLINYEGTHHEKAYGGQEGEWLSQEYLLATGVIDLFMFDYNCTVPTMPIFAKKFGTKLLSTHPVIKLQGTETLDFIPEKMNEQAEKALDKAIESFKERKTENKSTYIPPHKSDCMVGFSTESVRNALGGSFDPLIEQIANGNIRGIATIVGCTTARYGQGGSNIFKITKGLIENNILVLSGGCTSSVMEYTGLTNPNAADEAGEGLKAVCKQLGIPPVLTYGACVDIGKMTHTAKELADALNVDTNKLPLVIGAPEYLEQKAVADACTAVALGWLVHIAPVPSITGSDLVVKTLTETTETLELGKVVVEMDAEKTIKIYIDHIEKKRKELGLN, encoded by the coding sequence ATGTCTGACCAAGATATCAAACAATCCTATGAAAATAGTTCTAAAAGAATGCGTGGAACACCTGCTACTTTTGGTGCTTCGTTAACTGAAAAAGATTATAATGACCCTAATTTACATGCTGACTTAGACACCAAACACACCATAAATTACAATAACATTGATAAAATGCCTTCTGATATGAGAAAAGTACATGAGTGGCAAAGAGAACATATAAAAACCGATGACCAATCCAAAGAAGGTTATCCTTTAAATGTTATTATTGACCCAGCTATGCGTGAAATGTATCAAGTGGTTCACAATGCTGAAATGACAAATGTATTTGATCGATTTGCTCAGCAGCAACCCATTCAATGTAAATATTGTGTAGAGGGATTATCATGCCAACTGTGTGCCAATGGCCCCTGTAGAATTAATCACAAAGTTCCTAGAGGTGTTTGTGGTGTTGATGCCCATACAATGGTTGCAAGAAACTTTATGTACCGCCATGTTACCATTGGGACCTCTGCTAATATTTTTCACGCTCATCAAGCTGCTAGAACATTAAAAGCTGCCGGACAACATCCAGAAAGTGGTCTAAAAATTAGGGACAAAGACAAACTACTAAAGTACTCTGATATGGCTGGATTAGACACTTCAAAGTCTATAGAAGAATTAGCAGTAGACTTTGCCGATTGGGTCATTAACGATATTCATAGCCCTAACCATCTACCTTCTAAAAGTGTTGAGGCTTTTGCCCCTACTAAACGAAAAGAATTGTGGAATAAACTTGGACTATTTCCTGGTGGTGGTTACAGCGAAGTGGCTTATGCTCAAACCCGATGTATGACTAACTTTTCATCTGATCCAGTAGACTTTTTACTCAATAGTGTTCGATTAGGTATCGCCAATGAATACCAAGGTTTATTCTTATTGGATATTGTACAAGAAATTCTAATGGGCACGCCAGAAATCACAACCAAACAACAAAATATGGGCTTGCTAGATGAAAACAAAATCAACATTGTCACCAATGGTCATATGCCTTTACTGGCACATGTAGCAATCGACTTAGCTTCTACTGATAAATGGCAAGAAAAAGCAAAAGCTGCAGGTGCAAGTGGTATTCAAATTCTAGGACATGTTTGTGAAGGCCAGCAATTAATTAATTACGAAGGCACCCATCATGAAAAAGCTTATGGTGGACAAGAAGGAGAATGGTTGTCACAAGAGTACCTCTTGGCAACGGGTGTAATTGATTTGTTTATGTTTGATTACAACTGTACCGTTCCTACTATGCCTATCTTTGCAAAGAAATTTGGGACTAAATTATTAAGTACCCATCCGGTTATCAAACTACAAGGCACTGAAACCCTTGACTTTATTCCTGAAAAAATGAATGAGCAAGCAGAAAAAGCTTTGGATAAAGCCATTGAATCCTTTAAAGAACGTAAAACGGAGAATAAGTCCACTTATATACCACCACATAAGTCTGATTGTATGGTAGGTTTTAGTACGGAGTCTGTTAGAAATGCTTTAGGCGGTAGTTTTGATCCTTTAATTGAGCAAATCGCCAACGGCAATATTAGAGGTATCGCCACCATTGTTGGTTGTACAACTGCAAGATATGGACAAGGTGGTAGCAATATATTTAAAATTACAAAAGGACTTATAGAAAACAATATTCTTGTGCTTTCTGGTGGCTGTACTTCTAGCGTTATGGAATACACTGGCCTTACGAATCCAAATGCAGCTGATGAGGCTGGAGAAGGCCTAAAAGCCGTTTGTAAACAACTGGGGATTCCACCTGTATTAACTTATGGCGCTTGTGTGGATATTGGTAAAATGACCCATACCGCAAAAGAATTGGCAGATGCATTAAATGTAGATACGAATAAATTACCTCTTGTTATTGGTGCACCGGAATATTTAGAACAAAAAGCTGTTGCTGACGCTTGTACAGCTGTGGCTCTTGGATGGTTGGTTCATATTGCACCTGTTCCTTCTATTACTGGAAGTGATTTAGTTGTAAAAACATTAACTGAAACCACTGAAACATTAGAATTAGGAAAAGTAGTTGTTGAAATGGATGCAGAAAAAACCATCAAAATTTATATAGACCATATAGAGAAGAAAAGAAAAGAGCTTGGATTAAATTAA
- a CDS encoding DUF2935 domain-containing protein, with product MFYSVYGDILPLRVLEEISFWKLQEKEHALLLINSFVGLEPIYVDTLEQWAIDFEETEETSNDYLRAYGQSTLEEMYTIEELTPFIKYCFDESNAFIQFLAEMINNSIIVETLRFAPILTDHVIRESKYFIDITTSIITGEDIDFVIE from the coding sequence ATGTTTTATTCTGTTTATGGAGATATTCTACCCTTAAGAGTACTTGAAGAAATTAGCTTTTGGAAATTACAAGAAAAAGAGCATGCTTTGTTATTGATTAACAGTTTTGTTGGTTTAGAACCCATATATGTTGATACTCTAGAGCAATGGGCAATTGACTTTGAAGAAACAGAAGAAACTTCTAACGATTATTTAAGAGCTTATGGACAATCTACTCTTGAAGAAATGTATACAATTGAAGAATTAACGCCTTTTATAAAATATTGCTTTGATGAGAGCAACGCGTTCATTCAATTTCTTGCTGAAATGATTAATAACAGCATTATTGTTGAAACCCTTCGATTTGCTCCTATACTCACAGATCATGTCATTCGAGAATCTAAATATTTTATTGATATTACCACATCCATCATCACAGGAGAAGATATTGACTTTGTTATTGAATAA